The Raphanus sativus cultivar WK10039 chromosome 2, ASM80110v3, whole genome shotgun sequence DNA segment TCTCACGATCTTCAGCTGTGAAACAAAACCTATATTAATATCATCTACGGGGAAATACAAGGATGTACTTTGGTATTACTGACACTTACCACTTTCTTAATTTGATCATTGGCAGCACGAGTTCCTCCAGTGACACAATCAGAATGGTAAGGGCTAGAAATACGCACATCTTCATTTATCACTATGTCTTTGTTATCCCACTTGACACGATGCCTGGAATGATGCAGCAGCACATAAGCATTCAATTAAAGAGATTTACATGTTGCTGGTTTTGTTGCCCTGAAACTTGTATCAACTGACATATATAAGAGTCTACTGCCATTCGTGATGGCCGGTTCTTAAttactgaaacaaaaaaatctgagTGTACACAACATAGGCAGCCTATAACCATCTCGAACCTGACATAAGCAAACTCATCCAATGGTAACATAAACTAGCTGTTTACATTCTACTCGATCCTTGAAAGAAGACTAGAGTTAATATTTGAGGTTTGAAGCTGATTTAAATGCATTTTCATAGCAGCAAACACTGAAGGCAAGACTAATAGAGCAAATACAGAAAAAAGTATGCATCTTCAGCACACCAAGAGAAACACACACGTCAGATTGAATCGAGAAGATCAAACATACTAAAAGAGAAGTCCTAATGATTCACAGTTCCTTAAACAAGCAACCTCTCAAGACCTTCTTTTCCATTCGTAAAAGCTGTTTAACAATCAATGAATCAAATTAGAATCAACCAAGGCTTTTATTATCTTCTTGCCACAAGAACTAACCTAAACCACACTAAAAGATTGAAAGAACAAACAGATCCTTACGTCTTAGAGAAAGCGTCGAAGATCTTCTGCGCCTCTGCAGTAACACCAACACCAATGCTCTCGATTTTCCTGCATAATACCGTTTCCTCAGTAagatcaatcaatcaatcacaaCGAGTGAATCATTCAACACCTAATAGCGATTGCCTCTTTCTTTTTGAGTCCACTGAGATCAACGAAACGCTTCTTCTTGTTCGAAGCGAGTGGATCGTTTAACTTCGCCAGAAACGTAGCCTTGGATATGAAGTTCGTTTTCACCGTCCGTGTAGTCATCGATTTACCGGTTTCCGGCGCCGTTCCCTCTTGTAAAATTCAAATGAGAAGACGATGTAGCAAAGAGATAAAGAAACGAGTAAGATCGAAAGGATATGGAAGATGACGACATGCGGATCAGAGTCGTATGCCAAGACGATCCCCTTGAACTCGATTCCAGTCGTCAGCTTCACCTCGTACATCTTCCCCACCTCGTACTCCTCACCGTTTCCTCCACCTTCGGCTTCCATCGCCGTCGCATTTGCTGGATTCATGGCGGCGATTCGAACTTCCCTCTTCGCGCTCCCGACGGTTATTAATTGCTGAGTCCGGGTTTTGCAGAAGTGAACGGTAAATATCTTCAACTTCGAAAAATTGTTAACCGTAAATGGGCCTATGTTAGCAGATATTGAGGCCCGTATATACCTGTGTAATGAGtgttatttatatatctttaaatggGCCTAACTTACCTAACATCGAAAGGCTCAATTGTATATTTTGGTTCAAGACCAATTACTTTTTCCGGTTTAGGAGCATTATTGCAagctaattttaaatttagaccACCTTGATATTGAGTTTGCAATTTTGTATTTGAAGAAATATAAAGTAATGTAGGTGTTTGAATTCGTGAGATTACAATCATGTTTGTatgtatttgatattttttttctttagaaaatactttttatttgaaaatattgatattttaaaattatttgtgtatattttaattttatgtagctgcaacttttaaaatatatgtgcTTAAATTCTTAATTGTAGTTTTGagtcttaaattttttattattttaaaatatatttaattttatgttaaatttttgaCTTAGTATATATATCAAGTTAATTCTTTTAATTGAGTTTTTAGTTTACTTTAAGTTCTATAGAAATCtgttattttaaagtaattattttGGAAATTTGACATTgtagaaaatagtaaaattttgTAATGATTTGACATGTTAGATTGGTGGTTTTCCTTAAAAATTTTATGTGGAGACTCTCAATGGAGAACTCAAGccaaagaaagagagaacaaCTGAAAGAAGAACTCAAACCAAAGAAAAGTAAACTTGGTTTAGAGGGCCGGCACCGAGAATTTATAGCAACAGAAACACCATCATTGAAAAAACGCAACGCTTTACTGACTCTTTTTCGTGAAACACGAGAACACTCAATCAAATCACGCCACATAAAGAGAGTGTCAGCACAAAAGATGAGTCAACTATCCCCACGACTCTTCACTATACTCCCTTGAACATAAACAACAAGGTTCAAGGATGGGAAAACATACAACTTAAACATGGCGGGAAAGATGGCTAAGGTTGTTGCCGGTGTTGGAGGGAAGTATCAACTAAGCTACGCTGCCTATTCAAGACTTGAATCCGTGGGGTTTGAGTTTCCACTAAATCTCACATCCATGACACCTCGCAGATCATTGAGTAACATCTATGTTTGATTGAGGCaaatatcatttgtttattttaagaTCCTTAAACCTGATTAGCGGATCTAGGATTCAACAATTTCTATTGTTTTCACAAAAGAAGATTCATTACTACAGTAATTAAGATGATTTTGTAAACAAGAGATGGTTCATTACTAATACATATGTATTAAACCCGCCAACATTTGTTACTTGTCCAATATAATCTGAAAATGTTAAGAATATCTTAAATGTCAAAAGGGCTTAAAAGATATAATATCAGTCATGCAAAGTAAAAGCTATGACATATATGAGAGACTCCAACACGTAATCatacttaaaaaatatattttaaacatgatGAGTGGTTAGATTATGCTCACTTgcagaaaaaatatcaaaattcgATATGTTCTTTGAGATTCCACTATTAGTCATTTTAGTCTCGTATTTGTTGACAATAAACTTCCACTTTGAAATGTTTACTTGATAGTACAATTAAGTTATTTTATTGCCATGATCAAACTGAACAAAAACTGCTCAAACAAATGTTTCTGTTATATTCATTGTGTGCTTAAACGTTTGGATATTACCCAATCATCTATGAAAACCTAAGAGCTCATTACTTACACATATGTTTTAAGTTGTTTGTCTTCCTTACTTGTTATCTGATCTTCCTATGTCATGGCAATGAAAACATCAACACTTACTCTAATTATCGAACACAACATCCATAGGGCCTCTCGCTAGCAGCTTCTCAAGCAGGATCTCATAACCAGCAAACTTATCAGCAACTGAATGACGCCTATGGACAATCATGTCCTTGACATAGTCGTTATCGACCATAAAGTCCCTTGCGTTTTCCAGTCGATCAATTCCACCTGAACCCATTAGATGCTCCTTAG contains these protein-coding regions:
- the LOC108840430 gene encoding uncharacterized protein LOC108840430 → MNPANATAMEAEGGGNGEEYEVGKMYEVKLTTGIEFKGIVLAYDSDPHVVIFQEGTAPETGKSMTTRTVKTNFISKATFLAKLNDPLASNKKKRFVDLSGLKKKEAIAIRKIESIGVGVTAEAQKIFDAFSKTHRVKWDNKDIVINEDVRISSPYHSDCVTGGTRAANDQIKKVLKIVREKIQRSSDT